The genomic region TTAAGGTTACGCATGAGTAACCCCTTGAGAGATAGCGACTGTCAAACCCCCTCCTCCTCTTCTTCGTTCACGCGATCACGCAACTCCTTGCCCGGCTTGAAGTGCGGAACGAATTTACCGTCCAGACTGACCGATTGACCGGTCTTGGGATTACGACCAACGCGCGGTGCACGGTAGTGCAGAGAGAAACTGCCAAACCCACGGATCTCGATACGATCACCGGTAGCCAGACATTGGGACATTTGTTCAAGCATGGTCTTGATGGCCAACTCCACATCCTTGGATGAGAGCAGCCCTTGATGGGTGACAATTCGTTCGATCAACTCCGACTTCGTCATATTTTTCCCTTCTTTTTCAAGCAGCTAGATCAGCGCTTGAAAGGTTTTAGCACGCCCGGAAGATTTTGAACAGCCCAGGGATTGACATATCTTCCACCGCGTCGAAACGCCCGTTTTCAGGGCATCACAGCAACAAACAGGGCACAGCATGCTTAACGGCATATCACCAGCATGGTTCGCGTCACGTAGCCCGCCGGGTTGAAGCCAAAAGGAAACTCATCTTCATCCTTGGCATCATCTGATCTCGTGATCACTTTGTAGCCCGCGCCCTTGCACTCCTTCGCCGCGCGCTTCTGGCATTTCTCCCAGCCAGAGCCCAACCCGGAGCAGTCGACCTCTATACCACTGACACCACGCACGGCATGGGTCTTGGCACTCGTGGTACAGCCAGCCAGAACCAGTACAGCCATGAGGACAATAAACTTGTTCATCCACTTCCTTATGCCAGGCAACTGCCCGACGACTACACGCTTAAGACCAAGCTTAGACGTGAATAGACGATTGATCCGATTAAAGAAACAGACCGCCCGGAAGCCAGATTGGTTTCACCAAAACCATCATGCAAGCCGCGGACACTAAATCGCAGGCACAAAAAAGGGCGACCGAAGTCGCCCTTTTTCATGATCAAGCAGAACTTAGTTCTGTTTGGCCATTGCCTGGCGCAGCAGTGCCGCCATGGTGGTGTCGCCAGCAGGAGCTTCTTCAGCCTTCAGGCTTTGGATAGCTTCTTTCTCTTCAGCATCGTCTTTCGACTTGATGGAGAGCTGGATCACGCGGCTCTTGCGGTCAACGCTGATGATCTTGGCTTCTACTTCCTGGCCTTCTTTCAGAACGTTGCGCGCGTCTTCAACGCGGTCACGGCTGATTTCGGAGGCTTTCAGAGTCGCTTCGATATCGTCGGCCAGAACGATGATGGCGCCTTTGGCGTCAACTTCTTTCACAGTGCCTTTAACGATGGCGCCTTTGTCATTCTCTTGAACGTACTCGGAGAACGGATCGCTTTCCAGTTGCTTGATACCCAGGGAGATACGCTCGCGCTCTGGGTCAACCGACAGGATAACGGTGTCCAGCTCGTCGCCCTTCTTGAAACGACGTACGGCTTCTTCGCCCACTTCGTTCCAGGAGATGTCGGACAGGTGAACCAGACCGTCGATGCCGCCGTCCAGACCAATGAAGATACCGAAATCGGTGATCGACTTGATGGTGCCGGAGATTTTATCGCCCTTGTTGAACTGGCCAGAGAAATCTTCCCATGGGTTAGATTTGCACTGCTTGATGCCCAGGGAGATACGACGACGCTCTTCGTCGATGTCCAGAACCATAACTTCCACTTCGTCGCCGACTTGTACGACTTTCGAAGGGTGGATGTTCTTGTTGGTCCAGTCCATTTCCGAAACGTGTACCAGACCTTCAACGCCTTCTTCCAGCTCAGCGAAGCAGCCGTAGTCGGTCAGGTTGGTTACACGAGCGGTAACGCGAGTGCTTTCTGGGTAACGGGCTTTGATAGCAACCCATGGATCTTCGCCCAGTTGCTTCAGGCCCAGGGAAACACGGTTGCGTTCGCGATCGTATTTCAGAACCTTAACGTCGATTTCGTCACCAACGTTGACGATCTCGGAAGGATGCTTGATGCGCTTCCAGGCCATGTCGGTGATGTGCAGCAGGCCGTCCACGCCACCCAGATCGACGAATGCGCCGTAATCGGTGAGGTTTTTGACGATACCTTTGACTTGCTGGCCTTCCTGCAGGGATTCCAGCAGAGCTTCACGCTCGGCGGAGTTCTCGGCTTCCAGGACGCTGCGACGGGAAACGACAACGTTGTTGCGCTTCTGGTCCAGCTTGATGACCTTGAATTCCAGCTCTTTGCCTTCCAGGTGCGTGGTGTCGCGCACTGGACGGACGTCAACCAGGGAACCTGGCAGGAACGCACGGATGCCGTTAACGTCGACAGTGAAGCCGCCTTTAACCTTACCGTTGATAACGCCCTTGACCACTTCCTCAGCTGCGAAGGCTGCTTCCAGAACGATCCAGCACTCAGCGCGCTTGGCTTTTTCACGGGACAGCTTGGTTTCACCGAAACCGTCTTCAACCGAGTCCAGAGCAACGTGAACTTCGTCACCGACATTGATAGTCAGATCGCCAGCGTCGTTGTAGAACTGCTCAAGCGGGATGAGTGCTTCAGACTTCAGGCCAGCGTGAACGGTTACCCAGCGAGCCTGGTAATCGATATCAACGATAACACCGGTGATGATGGAGCCTGCCTGAAGGTTCAGGGTTTTTAGGCTTTCTTCAAAGAGTTCCGCAAAGCTTTCGCTCATTTTAATTCCTGTAAATGAGGGCGAAGGATACGCCCATCTCCACACCCCAGACGGTGTGGGTTAGTTTCATATAGAAGAAGCGCCGCAGGACTATGACTGGTCCCCTGCAACCTTCTTGGTCACCCGGCGATATCGCGAATGGCGATCTCGCTCATGATGCGTTCAAGCACCTGATCGATGGACAACTCCGTGGAATCCAGCTGTATGGCGTCAGCCGCCGGCTTAAGCGGGGCTACCGCTCGCTGGGTGTCACGCTCGTCGCGTGCACGGATCTCATCTAGCAGACTCGACAGACTAACACCCTCGACTTTGCCCTTCAACTGCAAATATCGACGGCGCGCCCGCTCCTCGGCACTGGCGGTCAGGAAAATCTTCAGCGGCGCATCAGGAAAAACCACGGTTCCCATGTCGCGACCATCGGCCACCAGCCCCGGCGCTTCCTGAAAAGCACGCTGGCGCTGCAGCAGCGCCTCGCGCACGGCGGGCAATGCAGCCACTTGCGAAGCACCGGAACCGACGCTTTCGGTGCGAATGACATCGCTGACTTCGTCACCTTCCAGGATGATCCGTTGCAGCTGACCTTCGGTCGCGGCAATGAACTGAACATCCAGATGAGCGGCGAGTTTCTTCAGCAGCTCTTCATTGGTCAGGTCGACACCATGATTGTGCGCAGCAAACGCCAGCAGGCGATAAAGCGCACCGGAATCCAGCAGATTCCAGCCCAGACGCTTGGCCAGAATCCCGGCGACCGTGCCCTTGCCCGAGCCGCTTGGCCCATCAATGGTGATGACCGGTGCAATGTTTTTCACGACTGAGCCTCTTGTGCCACACGAATACCGACCTGCCCGCACAGCGCGAGGAAGTTGGGGAACGACGTCGCGACGTTAGCGCAATCATGGATGCGGATCGGTGCAGTGGCGCGCAACGAGGCAACGCTGAACGCCATCGCAATACGGTGATCGCCGTGACCATGCACTTCGCCGCCGCCGATCTGGCCGCCATCGATGATAATGCCGTCTGGGGTTGGCTGGCATTTCACGCCCAGCGCCAACAGACCGTCCGCCATCACCTGGATACGATCCGATTCCTTGACCCGCAGCTCTTCAGCGCCAGTCAGCACGGTACGACCTTCCGCACAGGCAGCCGCCACGAACAGCACCGGGAATTCGTCGATGGCCAGCGGAACCAGCTCTTCGGGAATCTCGATACCTTTGAGTTTAGCTGCCCGCACGCGCAGGTCAGCCACCGGCTCGCCGCCGACTTCACGCTGGTTTTCCAGAGTGATGTCCGCGCCCATCAGACGCAGGATGTCGATCACGCCAGTACGGGTCGGATTGATGCCGACGTGCTCGAGCACCAGCTCCGAACCCTCGGCGATCGACGCTGCCACCAGGAAGAACGCCGACGAGGAGATATCGCCAGGCACTTCAATGTGAGTCGCGGTCAGCTTACCGCCAGACTCAACCGAAGCCGTCGCACCTTCAACGCTGACCGGATAACCGAAACCACGCAGCATGCGCTCGGTATGGTCGCGAGTCGGAGCCGGCTCGGTCACAGTGGTCTTGCCTTCAGCGTACAGACCGGCGAGCAGCAGGCAGGATTTCACCTGAGCACTGGCCATCGGCATGGTGTAGGTCAGGCCTTTGAGCTTGTGACCGCCACGAATGGTCATCGGTGGACGACCTTCAGCAGCAGTTTCAATCACCGCTCCCATTTCACGCAGTGGATTGGCTACGCGATTCATCGGGCGCTTCGAAAGCGACGCATCACCCGTCAAAACACTGTCGAAGTTCTGCGCGGCCAGCAAACCGGACAGCAGACGCATCGAGGTACCGGAGTTGCCCAGATAGATCGGGCCCGGCGC from Pseudomonas tensinigenes harbors:
- the ihfB gene encoding integration host factor subunit beta, producing the protein MTKSELIERIVTHQGLLSSKDVELAIKTMLEQMSQCLATGDRIEIRGFGSFSLHYRAPRVGRNPKTGQSVSLDGKFVPHFKPGKELRDRVNEEEEEGV
- the rpsA gene encoding 30S ribosomal protein S1; this translates as MSESFAELFEESLKTLNLQAGSIITGVIVDIDYQARWVTVHAGLKSEALIPLEQFYNDAGDLTINVGDEVHVALDSVEDGFGETKLSREKAKRAECWIVLEAAFAAEEVVKGVINGKVKGGFTVDVNGIRAFLPGSLVDVRPVRDTTHLEGKELEFKVIKLDQKRNNVVVSRRSVLEAENSAEREALLESLQEGQQVKGIVKNLTDYGAFVDLGGVDGLLHITDMAWKRIKHPSEIVNVGDEIDVKVLKYDRERNRVSLGLKQLGEDPWVAIKARYPESTRVTARVTNLTDYGCFAELEEGVEGLVHVSEMDWTNKNIHPSKVVQVGDEVEVMVLDIDEERRRISLGIKQCKSNPWEDFSGQFNKGDKISGTIKSITDFGIFIGLDGGIDGLVHLSDISWNEVGEEAVRRFKKGDELDTVILSVDPERERISLGIKQLESDPFSEYVQENDKGAIVKGTVKEVDAKGAIIVLADDIEATLKASEISRDRVEDARNVLKEGQEVEAKIISVDRKSRVIQLSIKSKDDAEEKEAIQSLKAEEAPAGDTTMAALLRQAMAKQN
- the cmk gene encoding (d)CMP kinase; this translates as MKNIAPVITIDGPSGSGKGTVAGILAKRLGWNLLDSGALYRLLAFAAHNHGVDLTNEELLKKLAAHLDVQFIAATEGQLQRIILEGDEVSDVIRTESVGSGASQVAALPAVREALLQRQRAFQEAPGLVADGRDMGTVVFPDAPLKIFLTASAEERARRRYLQLKGKVEGVSLSSLLDEIRARDERDTQRAVAPLKPAADAIQLDSTELSIDQVLERIMSEIAIRDIAG